Proteins co-encoded in one Uloborus diversus isolate 005 chromosome 9, Udiv.v.3.1, whole genome shotgun sequence genomic window:
- the LOC129229380 gene encoding DDB1- and CUL4-associated factor 5-like — MSLNVNKSAFMTGIHYLNHQQYCGERSGGLRMIDNRLQFSKHLYSKNLYAHYGCVNAIEFSNDGEWLVSGGDDKRVLIWNVDKILSGKSNPKVMKGEHNSNIFCLGFNTLHTKLFSAGNDEQVILHDVNTAEILDVFLHDEAVYGLSVHPANENIFASACDDGRILIWDIRQTANDALMLAGCSTAYHAVMYNPVEPRFVATANAKDGVCLWDIRKPRVCLMKYISNQPSDSAMSVRFNNSGTHLLALRRRLPPVLYDITADYFVAEFDHEEYYNSCTMKSCCFAGDKDQYVLSGSDDFRLYVWKIPDSLNSKSSTRVGEVHRILTGHRSIVNQVRYNNTYGVLASSGVEKIVKLWSSFSMKHSDDVDDYLSDQELLRKVYSHEEYINLVLESGQFMTHDYSHHSVQEDQRMMAFFDSLVQRDIEGWTSDSNDTDLLNACIDIRSPSSSSSSSSSDDDSEQQRKKVKQNENNITPAPQSDVLNPTTITLTFITQKAMAKGHTKKSQKIMDDKVVPGVNRISWLIAHKRREQKLRTSRGKCNGKNSKVAKHHQRDSVKIDKKNQDNTASGSNFKSCDSNCGNSSKDLSTIFKAKDKRKLYLKRRAKISKDSMLDEDSSDSDENSKELTDTSHLDKTEHKTEESEELPAQKENGVVDVSSTVCKETSNFNSNESLPNSSGSDLNGTDSSVAANSSSLIYFSSKNMKHSKRNYRKKSADELEED; from the coding sequence ATGTCACTAAACGTTAATAAAAGTGCATTTATGACGGGTATACATTATCTCAATCATCAGCAGTATTGTGGGGAAAGATCGGGGGGATTGCGTATGATTGATAATCGATTGCAGTTTAGTAAACATTTATATAGTAAAAATCTGTATGCCCATTATGGTTGCGTAAATGCAATAGAATTTTCTAATGATGGCGAATGGTTAGTATCCGGTGGAGATGACAAGCGCGTATTAATTTGGAATGTTGACAAAATATTGTCGGGTAAAAGCAATCCAAAAGTAATGAAAGGTGAGCATAACAGCAACATATTCTGTTTGGGATTTAATACGCTTcacacaaaattattttctgcGGGAAATGACGAGCAAGTTATTCTACATGATGTAAACACAGCCGAAATTTTAGATGTGTTCCTTCATGATGAAGCAGTTTATGGTTTGTCGGTTCATCCTGCTAATGAAAATATCTTCGCTAGTGCTTGTGATGATGGTCGAATTTTAATTTGGGACATTCGTCAAACAGCAAATGATGCTTTGATGCTAGCAGGTTGTTCCACTGCATATCATGCTGTAATGTATAATCCTGTTGAACCTCGTTTCGTAGCTACTGCTAATGCTAAAGATGGAGTTTGCTTATGGGACATTCGAAAACCTAGGGTATGCttgatgaaatatatttctaACCAACCCAGTGATAGTGCAATGAGTGTTAGATTCAATAATTCTGGTACACATTTGCTCGCTCTAAGACGACGACTTCCACCAGTTCTGTATGACATTACTGCTGACTATTTTGTTGCTGAATTCGATCATGAAGAATACTATAACTCTTGCACAATGAAGAGTTGTTGCTTTGCAGGCGATAAGGACCAGTATGTTCTCTCTGGGTCTGATGATTTTAGATTATATGTGTGGAAAATCCCAGACTCTCTAAACTCTAAAAGCAGCACTCGTGTGGGAGAGGTTCATCGTATTTTGACAGGGCATCGATCAATCGTCAATCAAGTGAGATACAATAATACTTATGGTGTGCTGGCTTCATCTGGtgtagaaaaaattgtaaaattatggAGTTCCTTTTCGATGAAACATTCTGATGATGTAGATGATTACTTGTCAGATCAAGAACTTTTAAGGAAAGTGTATTCTCATGAAGAATACATTAATCTAGTGCTAGAAAGCGGACAGTTTATGACTCATGATTACAGTCATCATTCTGTTCAGGAAGACCAAAGAATGATGGCATTTTTCGACTCTTTGGTACAGAGAGATATAGAAGGTTGGACTTCTGACTCAAATGATACAGATCTATTGAATGCGTGTATTGATATAAGGTCGCCTAGCTCATCATCTAGTTCCTCATCTTCTGATGATGATAGTGAACAGCAGCgtaaaaaagtgaaacaaaatgaaaataacattaCACCTGCTCCTCAGAGTGATGTTCTAAATCCAACAACTATTACTCTTACTTTTATTACGCAAAAAGCAATGGCCAAGGGACATACCAAAAAATCCCAAAAGATCATGGATGATAAGGTAGTCCCCGGCGTCAATAGAATATCTTGGTTGATAGCTCACAAGAGACGTGAACAAAAGTTGAGAACTTCACGTGGGAAATGCAATGGGAAAAATTCCAAAGTAGCCAAGCATCACCAACGTGactctgtaaaaattgacaaaaaaaatcaagacaataCTGCAAGTGGTAGTAATTTTAAAAGTTGTGATTCAAATTGTGGGAACTCAAGTAAAGATTTAAGCACAATATTTAAAGcaaaagacaaaagaaaattGTATTTGAAGAGACGTGCCAAAATCAGCAAAGATTCCATGTTGGATGAAGATAGTTCTGATTCTGATGAAAATAGCAAAGAATTAACTGATACCAGTCATCTTGACAAAACAGAGCATAAAACTGAGGAAAGTGAAGAACTTCCAGCTCAGAAAGAGAATGGAGTTGTGGATGTTAGCAGCACAGTTTGCAAAGAGACTTCTAATTTTAATAGTAATGAATCTCTGCCTAATTCATCTGGCAGTGACTTAAATGGAACCGATTCTAGTGTTGCTGCCAATTCtagttcattaatttatttttcttcaaaaaatatgaaacatagtAAAAGAAATTACAGGAAGAAAAGTGCTGATGAATTGGAAGAAGATTGA